A segment of the Luteibaculum oceani genome:
ATTCTTATCGATGAGAAAAAAATTCTCCTTAACAATGCCTTGGCCGAAGACCTACTACCCAACCAAAAACAACAGAGTACAGAGGATGTAATAAATTACCTCAACACCCATCTCCCCTTTGGCCTAACCAACTTCATACTAGAATCACTAAAAACTGGAAAAAGTATTCGGAGCGATTTAAAAGGAAACAGCAATCACATCCACTTTGAGTTATCTATTCAACAAGTAATCCCGCAAAAGGTAATCCTGGGTAGATTAATTGGAAAGTCGCTAGAAATTGAACCTAATTTCTTCAATCTCCATTTTAATATATCGCTTATTAGTGAGGTAATTTTAGACCGGAAGGGAAGATTAATACACTTGAATGAGAAAGCCGACTCTTTATTGATTAGCCCAAATATTGAAAGAGATAATATTAAATGCATAGAGTTAATACACCCAGAGGACAGGCCCAAGTTTTGCGAGAATTTTTCAGCTTTGGTTCAAAATAAAGTTCGGGCGGCCCAATTTGTTGCAAAAATCATTTCGGAAACCAGAGATGCCATACAACCCAGCTTGTTCATCTTGGAACCTTTATCCCCTTTTGATCAGCTCTATTCCTGCCACATTGTAGACATATCTTACTTAAAGAAAACCGAGGATTTACTTTTAAATGAAAATCAGAAACATTACGATACTATTGCCGCTTTAGAACTTAAAAACAGGCAACTCGTAGACTTTAATAACATTATAAGCCATAATTTAAGAACTCCAGCGGGTAACATTCAGATGTTGTGTAACCTACTCCGCATTGCAGAAAATAAGGAGGAACAAGAACAGTGGCTCTCAGGAATTGAAAGAGCAAGTAACAATTTGCTAGAAACGTTAGACAACCTCCTTGATTTCATCAAATTAGCTGCCGTTGGAAAAGGAGGATTCAAACGCATTGACGTGACTAATATTTTCAATGCCTGCCTTGAAAAAGTCTCAGCACAAATAGATGAGATAAAACCCATTATTACTGCTGATTTTGAGGCCGCATCCACCATTTGTTATCCCCACGTTTACTTAGAAAGCATCTTCGACAACTTCCTGTCCAACTCATTCAAATACAGACAATTAGACAAACCGCTTTGCATCTCAGTAAAATTAGAACTTACTCATGGAGCCCCGGTCTTGGTCTACGCCGATAACGGCTCGGGTATAGACCTTGAGAAAAATGGAGATAAACTATTCAAGTTAAACGCTACGTTTACCAATCACCCGGAAGCTAAAGGCTTCGGTCTCTTTATGATCAAACGGCAAGTTGAGTCAGTAGGTGGTACTATTGCTTGTGAGAGTGCTCGAAACAAAGGATGTAAATTTGTTGTAAAACTGCACCCTTAGTCCTTGAAATCTATGCCGCCGTGCGTTAAATTGGCGGAATGGATAAGAATCTTATCGTTTACAACGCCTCGGCAGGATCTGGAAAAACTTACACCCTCGTTTTGGAATACCTTAAACTTTGTTTAGAATATCCCGCCAATGGATTTAAACGAAGCCTAGCCATAACCTTTACCAATAAGGCAGCAGAGGAACTTGCTACACGGGTTATTTCCTCCTTAACCGAACTGTCGAAACCAAATTCAACACACGATTATTTAGATAGTCTCACCAAACACTTTGAAATATCAGAACTTGAATTGCAAGAACGCGCTAAAGAGGCACTGCAAAATATTCTGCATGATTACAGCAATTTGGCAATTTCAACGATAGATAGTTTTACCACCAAGTTACTTAGACCATTTGCCTTAGATTTAGGACTGCCCCCAGAATACGAAATATCCCTTAGAGAAAAAGAAATTCAAAAGGAAATAGCCAAAAGGGTACTTAGAAAATCCATACAGGAAAAAGAAATAAATGATGTAATTGTTAGATGGATTGAGCAAACGGCAAGCAACGAAAAAAAGACCCTAAAAATAGGCTCCAGTTTAGAACGGTTCATAGGATTATACTTTAGTGAAAATTCCAGATTTTCTGTTTTAGAGCTAAAAAACAGCGGGGTACTTTCCAAAGGATTTAACGGAAAGGCCTTGTTTGAGAAAGAAAAAGCAATTCGGGAACAGTACAAAGAATTAGGAAAGCAAATTCTAGAGTTCATGAAGCTGAACGCTCTAGATATCGACCATTTTAAAGGTAAAAGTAGAAGCGGTATAATAGGTTTATTGGGAAACTTACAGGGAGGAAGCGCACCTGTCTTTACAAGCAATACCGAAAAAATGTTTAGCAATGGTGAATATTTTCAAAAAGGACTTGAATCGCTAAACCCTGAATTTCATAACATCCTAAGTCGTGTCGATGATTTAAACAATACATTCGGCAAAGACCTAATACTATTTGAGGAGTTAAACAAAAACTTGATTTTCATAGATCTAGCTCGAATTATTGACAAGGAGTTAGAGCAGTATAACCGCGAAACTAACACGGTTCTACTTAAACAAATTTCGGGTAGAATTAGTGAAATAATTGAGAACAACCCTACGCCCTTTATTTTTGAACGTATCGGCGCTCGATACAGCAACATTTTAATTGATGAATTTCAAGATACCTCGGTAATCCAATGGCAAAACCTCCTTCCACTTATTGCTAATTGCCTATCCACCAACGGAAAGGTAATCTTAGTGGGAGATCCCAAACAGGCAATTTATAGGTTTAGGGGTGGGGAATTAATGCAAATGGTGAGCCTACCCGATATTAATCCCGACCCATATCCCGAAAAAAACAAACTTCTTAAACCCCTTCTGGCCCAATCCATAAAAAAGGAAGGACTAAAAAGTAATTTTAGAAGCGGAAAAAACATTGTTGAATTTAATAACTCCTTACTTCAGGAATTAGCCCCATTCTTAGGTGAACCATTGAGCGCATACTATAAAGAAGGAATTCAGCAGGCGGCACAGGACTTCCCTGGAATGGTTAGGGTATTTTTCCCCGACGACGGCGAAAGCAAAGCCAATTTTACCAGCTCGGAAATTGGTGAAACCCACTATGAAAACTTTCTAAAGAGTAGTGTACTCGATGCCCACGCCGCCGGGGTGCCACTTTCAGATATCTGCGTACTCTGTTTCAGTAAAAAGGAAATCATTCGATTTAGAAACTTCCTGGAGAAAGAGGGAATACCAAGTACAACGGCCGATGACGACCTTCTTTTACTTAGTCCTGATATTTTATTTTTTAGAAAGGTATTAGAGTTTAAAACCCATCCCCTTAACCGGGAAAAGGCTTTTGATGCACTGAATCAATTGAAAATTATTTCGCCTCAAATCGACCTCCAAAAAATTTGGTTGGATGTGCATGAACAACAGACTCCAATAACCAAAAACTACAAATCAGAAATTTTAATTGATTTTTTCGGGTTGGATTATTCCAGAGAACCCGCGCATGAAATCATTCAATTATCGGAGCGATTTTTAATTGAAACGCAGACATCCACCTTCTCAACTTTCCTGGAATTAATAAATAACTACACCGAAAAAAATGGATCCTGGAGCCCAGGATTAATTGATTTTTTATCCAACGAGGAAGATGAATTGAGAAAAAATGAATCACGTGACAATGCGGTGCAATTTCTTACCATGCATAAGAGTAAAGGACTAGATTTTCAAACGGTTATCTTACCCTTGCTAGATCCTTCAAAGAACAAGAGCAACCCGGAAATAGCTTGGATGAAGACTCCAAGAGAAAGCTTAATTGTGGACTACTTGCCGTCTATTCCAGTTTCGATAAAAAAAATGGATGGATTATTAACACACGAATCCCATGCCAATTTTGTTGCTGACCAAAAGCACAAATCGCTTATCGATGACACCAACCTTTTGTATGTTTCTTTGACCCGAGCCGTAAGAAACCTCTGCATTTGTGCTCCCAAAAATAAATCCAATGAAATTTTCGGTTTCTTTCGTGGTATTCTAGAAAGGAAATTAAACCCAGATGAACAGGTAAATTTCACATATCAAATTGGAGAATGGAGTTTTATGGAAGGCAGAAAAATCGAAGAATCGGAATATTCCGTAACCGTAAACAACAAAAAGCCAACACCAAATTCCTTTCCACTTATTCCGCACATGCACTCCAGTGCAAGTAAACGCGGTGAGTTATTACACGAACTCTTTGGGTATTATATTCCGGGTTCTTCATTTGATGGTTACCACAAAAAGCTTCCAACAACACTTGCAACACAAATAACCACAGATGAGTTAAAGGAATTTCATCAAAATTTAGCGCAACTCCTCGATGCAGAACTAACGGAACCTGTAGAACAAACTTTAGTGGAAAGGGAGTTTATTCACGAGAATGAAATTCTACGTCCAGACCGAATAGATATTTCCCAGAATAAAGTGTTAGTATCGGATTTAAAAACTGGGCAAAGTGATGCTAGCCACATAAATCAAATCAAAGCGTATCTTCGCTGTGCGTCTTTAGTCTTTAAGAAAGAAACCCTCGGTGTTTTAATTTACACCGATTCAAAAGAAAAAGTCTTGATCCATGAATATTAAAATTGTTCCCTTTCAAAATCTTGCTTTAGAAGAACTGTACAACATCTTAAAATTGAGATCAGAAATTTTTGTGGTTGAACAAGACTGCATTTACAACGATCCTGATGGTGCCGATCTAGACGCTCATCACCTAATAGCATCGGAGAAGGGTAAAATAATTGGAACAGCAAGGATTTTTGCCCCTGGGATAAAACACGAAGAGTCTAGCTTCGGTAGGCTGGGTATTCTTGAAGACTACCGAGAAAGAGGGTACGCCCATGATTTAGTAAAGGAAATCCACTCCTTTATTAAACAACAACATGGAAATGTACCGGTTAGAATTGAAGCGCAAGTTCACTTACGTGCATTTTATTCAAGACACGGTTATGTTGCCGAAGGAGCGTCCTATAACCTAGACGACATTGAGCATATCCAAATGCTACGCCCAGGATTCTAAGTATTAAATAATTAAAACCTTTACATAAAACATGTCACAAGCCTTTCACGAGCTTACGATAAAGAAAATAACCAGAGAAACGCCAAGTGCCGTTTCTATTTCATTTGACATCCCAGAAAGCCTAAAATCCACCTTCAGTTATAAAAGTGGACAGTACATTACAGTTAAAAAGGAGGTGAACGGTGAAGAGGTGCGCAGATCGTACTCCATTTGCAGTTCACCCTATTTTAACGAAGCCCTAACCATAGCCGTTAAAGAGGTTGAAAACGGGAAAATGTCACCTATCTTAAATAAGGAAATCAAAGAAGGAGAGGTTTTAACCGTATCTGAACCAGAAGGGAATTTCGTTTTAAAACCAAAGACAAAATACTTGTCTCTGTTTGCCGGAGGCAGTGGCATCACTCCAATCATCGGTTTGCTAAAACAGGCACTTCACGAAGGAGTGAAGCATATCCACATGGTATATGCCAACACGAAAGAGGATGAAATTATTTTTAACTCAGAATTAGAACAATTACAGTCGCAATTCTCGGATAAAATTACCATACACCATTTCTTGGAGGAGAATAATGGAGGGATTGCTGCAGAAACAGGAAGAATCTCAACGGAGTTTCTGGCAAAAGCCAAAAAGGTTAGAGCATTTCGCAAGGCCGAGCACTTTATTTGTGGACCGGGTCCAATGATGAAGTTTGTGGAAGAACAGCTTTTGCAACTTGGAATTAAATCAGACGCAATTAATTTAGAATACTTCGAAGCTCCTGAGGAGGAATTGGAGGACACCACTAGTGGAGAATTTTCTGGAGACGCCAAAGTGAAAGTAATTCTGGATGGCGTAACCACGGAATTAACCGTAAACGAAAAGGAAAATATATTGGGAGCAATGCTGAGTGCGGGGTTAGACGCACCATACTCTTGTCAGGGTGGTGTTTGTGCTACCTGTAGAGCCCTTGTAAGCAAAGGAGATGTTTACTTATCTCAAAACCTAGGGATTACTGACGGGGAAATTGATCAAGGTTATACCCTTACCTGCAGTTCTTACCCTCGCTCAAAAGAAATTGAAATCAATTTTGACGAGGCTTAATTTCCGTCTTACTACTTTTTATATCCTGAAGTAGCTCATTGAACTGTGTTTCAGTGAGCTCTTCAATTCCTTCGAAGTTTTGTTGAATTAGATCTTGGATAAACAGCCGTTCTGGATAGGTTTCTGCAACCACCAAAAACTGTTGATACTTAGCTCCAATAATTTGAATTTCGAGAAATCGATCTTGCTCCAGAACCTTAAACAAGCGTAAATTGTTTGAATACTTGCGAAAAACTGGTTCCATCCTACCTTAAATTTGCATTGCAAAGTTCGGGATTATCTCGCAATTAAAACACAATCAGTCTTTTAACCCAACATGAAATACATCAATAAGGATCACGAAGCCGCTGCCAATCTTCACAGTAAAGGAGAATTTGACAAAGCTATTTTGGCCTACGAAAAAGTGTTAGAAGCCTTTCCAAATCATCCAGATGTACTTTCTGACCGAGGCACCACCTACTTATTGATGGAGAAATACAACTTGGCCATTATTGATTTTAATGAGGCGGTTAACCTGGAGCCTAATCGGGCTTTTAGATATTCCGCAAGGGCTTTTGCAAAGGATAGGATGGGTGATTTAGACGGTGCTATTGCAGATTACCAAAAGGCTATTGAACTAGATCCCGAAGATGCTATAGCCTACAACAATTTGGGAGTTTTAATGGAAAATAGGGGAATGAGAAAACAAGCCAATACCCTCTATCAGTTTGCAGATAAAATCAACAATGAGCACAACCAAGCTTTTACGCCTCCCATTAAAACAGAGGAAAAAATAGAAAAAGGACCAACTGAAGCATTCCAAACTTTCGAAAATGAAAATCCAAGTAAACAAGACATTTATAAATCACTTTTAACCCGTTCTGGATTAAAGGACTTCTTTAGATTTGTCTTTAATGGATTTAAACTCCCAAAAAAATAGTTTTCTCCACCAAGTTTGGAAAGAGGCTAAACGCATAATATCTACAGGGACCGAGCTTACCCTGATTCTTCCATCGGCAAGATCTATTGCTTATATAAAGCAAATAGCAGCCCGGGATAACGATACTTTTCTACTCCCCGAAATCACCACCCTTTCTGCTTTTGCCAATAAGTTCCACCCTATAGAACAGGGAGACGAAATGGCACTGCTTATCTGTTTGTACGAGGAATATAGCAAGCTTAACCTCCCAGAATCTAAATCCTTCGAATCCTTTATTCCCATAGGAAAAACTCTACTAAACGACTTTAATGAAATTGATTTAGCAGCCGTTGATGCCTCTAAAATCTTTGTTAACCTCGAAGGAATTAAAGAATTGGAAGCGTGGAATTTGGATCCCGATGAGCTCAATATTTCCCAAAAGAATTACAGTGCCTTTTGGCAAAAACTAGGTGCACTTTATTTAAATTTCTCAAATGCCCTCGACAAAAAAGGATTAAGCTATACGGGGAAAAAATACCTCGAACTTTCAAAAAGCTCGCATCAATATGATGGATTTTGTCTTTTCGCTGGATTCAATATTCTTTCGAAAGCTGAGCAAGGATTTATAAGGCAGTTTCTATCTAACGGGAAATTAATTTTGGAGGAGGATAGCTCATTTACTCATATTCCCAACCACGAATCCAAATTGCGTCTTCCCGATATTTTTCAGCCTCAGCGAGATATCTTAATACAAACTCAATTTACCAAGGTTCCAAAAACCATAAATATCAATGAGCATAACGAAAGTAACACTGCAGTCGATTATTGCCTAGAGCAACTAGAACAACTTTCCACCCAACAAATTAGCTCTACTGCCATTGTTTTACCCAACACAGATCTAGTTAAACGATTCTTGGAACGTTGGCCCAATAGCATACCTGCACCCAATATAAGTGCGGGACTTAAACTAAAAAATCTACCCATTTATGCCTTTTTACAGGGGATTCTTAATGCCTTAAGCGATAAACAAGGTAACTTCTACTCCTGGCAATCCATAGCACCCTTGCTAGGAGGGCTAGTGGGGAAAAGTAAATTGGAATATCAAGATTTCGAGGCTATTAAATCGGAATTTATAGACTGGGAAAGAATTAAAGAGCTTACCCAGCCCGGACATGCAATTGAAATACTACCCATAATTGAAAACAACGCTGTTGCCGACTGGCCATCTCTTCTTTACAAATTCCTAGAAAAACAACATTTAATTGGTGAGGAGGAAAACTTCTTTTTTCATCACTGGGCTGAAATTATCGACACCAATATCAAATTGTTAACAGACTCCAATTTACTTGCTGGGGTTAGCCCTCAATTTTTGCTAAAAACTACCCTGAGGGAAGTAGGTGAAGTTGGTATTCCCATCAAAGGAGACCGATTTAGTGGACCACAAATTTTAGGTCCCCTAGAAATGAGGAACCTCGACTTTGAAAACATCTTTCTATTCGAAGTAAATGAAGGGAATTTCCCAGCTCGGGTAAGAGATAAAACGTACTTACCCAACGATTTACGAGCTCATTTTAAATTACCTCTTTTTAGGCAAAAAGAACATATCTACGGATATTATTTTTACCGGTTATTCTATCGAGTAAATCGAATGGAGGTATTTTATTCTAATCAGGAGGGGTTAGATCCTACCCTGCCATCTCGGTACATCAAGCAACTGGAAAATGAAGTACCCATAAATTCAGAGTGCCAAATAATTCATAGAAAACTTCTTTCCAAAACGGTTTTCAAACCCGTAGTTGAACCTACGAAATTCGAAATGACAGAAGAAATACGAAATGAAATTTTAACTCATTTCAAAACAAGAGGTATAAGCGTATCTTCCTTTAATAAATTTATTTCGTGCCCTCTAGATTTTTATTTTAGGTACATTCTCAAGGCTCCTGAAAAAGCAAAACCTGGCGAATTCCCAGATAAAAATTTCGGCTCTCTTTTTCACGACACCCTCGAATTAGCATACAAGCAATTCAAAAAAGACGATAGCCCTTTACACTTAACAATGGACTTAATAAGGACTATTGAAAAAAGTGCATTTGAAATTTTAGAGGATAAAACAAAAGAAGCTTTTGGGGAGGCACAAAATTTAGATCCCAAGTTCTTAATTCACGGGCATTCCTGTAAAGTACTAATAGAAAACTGGTTTAAAGAAGAAAAAAAGCTAATTGCAAATCACAAGAAAGTATTACTTCACGGAATTGAATTAAATCTAGAACGCACTTACCCAATTCAAACTGCGTTCGGAGAGTTTCCACTAAAAATTAGAGGGTTTGTGGATAGAGTTCACGAAGCGGATGGGATGCATTACGTTTTGGATTTTAAAACCAAGGAATTAAAGGAAACCAAGATAAATTTCACTGAGAAGAATAACGAATATGGCCTTAAATATTTGCGCAATGACCTTCGATTACAACTGATGGTTTATGCAATGCTTTATTATGACACCTTTAATAAAATTAGCCAACCCGTACTTTATTCCCCCATTAAGGTGAGTCTTGGATTCAAGCCATTGTTGGTTCCAAAAGGCGAAAATTACATTCCAGAATTAAAACAAATCCTTTTGGGAGGGATTTCAGATGCCCTTAATGAAATTCTGGGAGAAGAGGTTTTACAGCACAACAGTGAAAGCCAATACTGCGAATATTGCAAATAAAAAAGGCTCTGTTACCAGAGCCCCAAAAACAAAAAAGCAGAAACCAGGAAGACGCTTTATTATACAGACGTAATCTCTAAGGTTCAGTTGCCTAATCCAGCACTAACCTATACCCTACTCCGTGCACCGATTTAAAATACTGTGGATTCTTGGGGTCGGGTTCAAAATCCTTTCTGAATTGGACTAAAAAATTATCTATGGTTCTCGTTCCTGGAGGATTTTCATTGCCCCAAACCACATCTAGAATCTCGTTTCGATTAATGGCTTCCCCTTTACGAGAAATAAGCATTTTCAACACCATTGCCTCTTTGGGTGTAAGATGTCGCTCTTCACCATTTTTAGTACGCACCACAAAGGCCTCAAAATCGGCAACGGCTTCTCCAATTTCTATTCTCGACAATTGGCCCTCCGAAACATTCTTTTCTGTACGAAATAACAGTCGCTTTACCCTTAAAAGTAGCTCCTCTAGATCAAAAGGCTTTGGGAGATAATCATCTGCCCCAAGCTTAAGTCCTCTTTTTCTTTCTTCGGGAGATGATCGAGCGCTTAAGAACATTACTGGAGTGTAAGAGTCCTTTAGTCGAATATGTTCACAGACCGCGTAGCCATCTATTTCGGGTAGCATTACGTCTAAGATAACGAGATCGAACTTGGAGTTAGAATACAGCTTAATAGCTTCTTCCCCAGTTTGAGCACAAACAACCTGGTATCCCTCTAACTCGAGGTTTAAACTAATTACCGACTGCAAGTGCTCTTCGTCTTCAACGAATAATATTTTTTTAGTTGAGGCCATTTTGGGAATGCAATTTTTTGGTATTCAACAATTATTTTCGATAAGTGTTACGTATTAATAATTATACTTTTGTTAGCCCTCGACAAAGGGCCTGATTTTAAACGTTTTACAAACCATATGAAACGGAACTTAAACCATTTCAAAGTATTCTTAACCATCCTACTTGCCATGGTGGCAACAGGAATATTTGCACAGACAGAACCCTGTAGTTTTGATAAGGTTCACCAGCAACAATTGCAGGTCGACCCTATCTACAAAGCAGCCGTTGATGCACAAAATAAAGCATTTCAACGCTACATCAAGGAAAAAGCTACTCGTGCGGATAAAGAAAACGAAAAAGCCCCAGTTATTACCATTCCAATGGTATTCCATATTATTCACCTAGGTGAGAATGTTGGAGAAGGGTCTAACCTTACAGACGAACAAATTATTTCTTCTGTAGAGGGATTAAATATCCAATACAGAAACCAAAATCCTGATGGATCTATTTACGACCCAGATGGAACAGATCTTGAATTCGAATTCTGTTTGGCTAAGAGAGATCCTAACGGACAGCCCACGACTGGAATCAATCGCGTTGACGGAAGATCTGTTGCCAACTACGAATCTCAAGGGATTATTAGCTCTAACGAGGTTCAAATAAAAGATTTATCACGTTGGGATAATACCAAGTATTACAACGTTTGGGTTGTAGCGATGATCGATGGACAGAACCCTTGGGGTGGAGGAACCAAAGGTTACGCCTACTTCCCAGGAGCTGCTGCATCTAGAGATGGAACGGTAATTCTTTTCAATGAAACGGGATACGATCCAGACGGTTCAAGAGGGTTAAAAGGAAATGGCCAATTAGCTGGTCAAAGCCCTGACAACGGTACTATGGTACACGAAGTTGGACACTCTTTTGCACTTTATCACACATTTGAAGGTGCAAACTCAAGTGGTGGAAACTGCCCCCCTGCTGAGGGAGCTGGAGAATGCTCCACCAAGGGTGATCGCGTTTGTGACACGGATCCACATGACAGCCATTTAGGTACATGTAAGCAAGGAACCGACAATAACCCTTGCACAGGTAATCCATACGGGATAAACGTTACTCGCAACTACATGAACTACACTAATTGCGGTAACTTAATATACACTCCTGGCCAACGCGATAGAATTAGATTCACTCTAGAAAACTCTCGTTCTTACTTTAATCAAACCGGAACACCAGCTGCTTGTGTACCCGTTTTCGAACACGATATCGCCATTCTCGACATTTTTAGTCCAGTTGGTTTTTATTGCGACGAAAATGTAATTGGTGAAATAAAAGTCAAGAACAACGGACAGAATACCATCACCGACTTCCAAATCGAATATGGAGTAAACGGCAATATTCTAAACACCTACACTTGGACGGGAAGCTTAGCTAGTCAAGCGGAAGAAATGGTAGTTCTTCCAAGTATTAATGTCTCTGTTGGAGCCCACAATTTCTTTGCCCAAGTAAAGGCGAATTCAATAAATGGTGGAAATGCGGATGAATTCAACAGCAACGATTACCAAGATCAAACTTTCGAAGTAATTGAAGGGTCTACTGTAACCGTTAAGGTTTGGGATTATGAAGCCTCTGATATCATTCAATTCGTTACCACATCCGGAAACGTAGTTATAGATTTCCCATTGAAAAATGCTTCTGGAGATCCATTTGAACAAGATTTTTGCTTACCCAATGACGATTGCTACAAATTTGTTTATAAGGATGCAGTTTTCGTTCACCCACAAGTAGGTGGTACTCCGCCATCATACGAGATTATAGAACCATCCAAAGGATTCGTAATTGAGTCTGGTTACGACAATAATCCACCAATGACAGGTAATCCTTATGATGATGAGACAGAAGATTTCTGTAT
Coding sequences within it:
- a CDS encoding PD-(D/E)XK nuclease family protein, with translation MDLNSQKNSFLHQVWKEAKRIISTGTELTLILPSARSIAYIKQIAARDNDTFLLPEITTLSAFANKFHPIEQGDEMALLICLYEEYSKLNLPESKSFESFIPIGKTLLNDFNEIDLAAVDASKIFVNLEGIKELEAWNLDPDELNISQKNYSAFWQKLGALYLNFSNALDKKGLSYTGKKYLELSKSSHQYDGFCLFAGFNILSKAEQGFIRQFLSNGKLILEEDSSFTHIPNHESKLRLPDIFQPQRDILIQTQFTKVPKTININEHNESNTAVDYCLEQLEQLSTQQISSTAIVLPNTDLVKRFLERWPNSIPAPNISAGLKLKNLPIYAFLQGILNALSDKQGNFYSWQSIAPLLGGLVGKSKLEYQDFEAIKSEFIDWERIKELTQPGHAIEILPIIENNAVADWPSLLYKFLEKQHLIGEEENFFFHHWAEIIDTNIKLLTDSNLLAGVSPQFLLKTTLREVGEVGIPIKGDRFSGPQILGPLEMRNLDFENIFLFEVNEGNFPARVRDKTYLPNDLRAHFKLPLFRQKEHIYGYYFYRLFYRVNRMEVFYSNQEGLDPTLPSRYIKQLENEVPINSECQIIHRKLLSKTVFKPVVEPTKFEMTEEIRNEILTHFKTRGISVSSFNKFISCPLDFYFRYILKAPEKAKPGEFPDKNFGSLFHDTLELAYKQFKKDDSPLHLTMDLIRTIEKSAFEILEDKTKEAFGEAQNLDPKFLIHGHSCKVLIENWFKEEKKLIANHKKVLLHGIELNLERTYPIQTAFGEFPLKIRGFVDRVHEADGMHYVLDFKTKELKETKINFTEKNNEYGLKYLRNDLRLQLMVYAMLYYDTFNKISQPVLYSPIKVSLGFKPLLVPKGENYIPELKQILLGGISDALNEILGEEVLQHNSESQYCEYCK
- a CDS encoding ferredoxin--NADP reductase, with amino-acid sequence MSQAFHELTIKKITRETPSAVSISFDIPESLKSTFSYKSGQYITVKKEVNGEEVRRSYSICSSPYFNEALTIAVKEVENGKMSPILNKEIKEGEVLTVSEPEGNFVLKPKTKYLSLFAGGSGITPIIGLLKQALHEGVKHIHMVYANTKEDEIIFNSELEQLQSQFSDKITIHHFLEENNGGIAAETGRISTEFLAKAKKVRAFRKAEHFICGPGPMMKFVEEQLLQLGIKSDAINLEYFEAPEEELEDTTSGEFSGDAKVKVILDGVTTELTVNEKENILGAMLSAGLDAPYSCQGGVCATCRALVSKGDVYLSQNLGITDGEIDQGYTLTCSSYPRSKEIEINFDEA
- a CDS encoding GNAT family N-acetyltransferase — its product is MNIKIVPFQNLALEELYNILKLRSEIFVVEQDCIYNDPDGADLDAHHLIASEKGKIIGTARIFAPGIKHEESSFGRLGILEDYRERGYAHDLVKEIHSFIKQQHGNVPVRIEAQVHLRAFYSRHGYVAEGASYNLDDIEHIQMLRPGF
- a CDS encoding tetratricopeptide repeat protein; its protein translation is MKYINKDHEAAANLHSKGEFDKAILAYEKVLEAFPNHPDVLSDRGTTYLLMEKYNLAIIDFNEAVNLEPNRAFRYSARAFAKDRMGDLDGAIADYQKAIELDPEDAIAYNNLGVLMENRGMRKQANTLYQFADKINNEHNQAFTPPIKTEEKIEKGPTEAFQTFENENPSKQDIYKSLLTRSGLKDFFRFVFNGFKLPKK
- a CDS encoding UvrD-helicase domain-containing protein produces the protein MDKNLIVYNASAGSGKTYTLVLEYLKLCLEYPANGFKRSLAITFTNKAAEELATRVISSLTELSKPNSTHDYLDSLTKHFEISELELQERAKEALQNILHDYSNLAISTIDSFTTKLLRPFALDLGLPPEYEISLREKEIQKEIAKRVLRKSIQEKEINDVIVRWIEQTASNEKKTLKIGSSLERFIGLYFSENSRFSVLELKNSGVLSKGFNGKALFEKEKAIREQYKELGKQILEFMKLNALDIDHFKGKSRSGIIGLLGNLQGGSAPVFTSNTEKMFSNGEYFQKGLESLNPEFHNILSRVDDLNNTFGKDLILFEELNKNLIFIDLARIIDKELEQYNRETNTVLLKQISGRISEIIENNPTPFIFERIGARYSNILIDEFQDTSVIQWQNLLPLIANCLSTNGKVILVGDPKQAIYRFRGGELMQMVSLPDINPDPYPEKNKLLKPLLAQSIKKEGLKSNFRSGKNIVEFNNSLLQELAPFLGEPLSAYYKEGIQQAAQDFPGMVRVFFPDDGESKANFTSSEIGETHYENFLKSSVLDAHAAGVPLSDICVLCFSKKEIIRFRNFLEKEGIPSTTADDDLLLLSPDILFFRKVLEFKTHPLNREKAFDALNQLKIISPQIDLQKIWLDVHEQQTPITKNYKSEILIDFFGLDYSREPAHEIIQLSERFLIETQTSTFSTFLELINNYTEKNGSWSPGLIDFLSNEEDELRKNESRDNAVQFLTMHKSKGLDFQTVILPLLDPSKNKSNPEIAWMKTPRESLIVDYLPSIPVSIKKMDGLLTHESHANFVADQKHKSLIDDTNLLYVSLTRAVRNLCICAPKNKSNEIFGFFRGILERKLNPDEQVNFTYQIGEWSFMEGRKIEESEYSVTVNNKKPTPNSFPLIPHMHSSASKRGELLHELFGYYIPGSSFDGYHKKLPTTLATQITTDELKEFHQNLAQLLDAELTEPVEQTLVEREFIHENEILRPDRIDISQNKVLVSDLKTGQSDASHINQIKAYLRCASLVFKKETLGVLIYTDSKEKVLIHEY
- a CDS encoding sensor histidine kinase; translation: MLTPSKHVDYTIKIGFQNFEVDAIALNLLPDFSKPVQNLVKRSFEKDEGQFLILIDEKKILLNNALAEDLLPNQKQQSTEDVINYLNTHLPFGLTNFILESLKTGKSIRSDLKGNSNHIHFELSIQQVIPQKVILGRLIGKSLEIEPNFFNLHFNISLISEVILDRKGRLIHLNEKADSLLISPNIERDNIKCIELIHPEDRPKFCENFSALVQNKVRAAQFVAKIISETRDAIQPSLFILEPLSPFDQLYSCHIVDISYLKKTEDLLLNENQKHYDTIAALELKNRQLVDFNNIISHNLRTPAGNIQMLCNLLRIAENKEEQEQWLSGIERASNNLLETLDNLLDFIKLAAVGKGGFKRIDVTNIFNACLEKVSAQIDEIKPIITADFEAASTICYPHVYLESIFDNFLSNSFKYRQLDKPLCISVKLELTHGAPVLVYADNGSGIDLEKNGDKLFKLNATFTNHPEAKGFGLFMIKRQVESVGGTIACESARNKGCKFVVKLHP